The DNA segment AAATTGTTATGTTTCTTGATTACGATGGGACGCTCTCTCCCATAGTTGAAGATCCTGACAAAGCTTACATAACACATGAGGTTTTTATTCTGTTCCATggttaattaaattatttttgtggtttaataattatttttggattttaataataaatttcaacTTTTTACAGATGCGAGAAGTTGTAAAAAATGTGGCTCTAAACTTCCCAACTGCTATAGTCACTGGAAGATCCATTGATAAGGTACATtacatttttactattttttaactacggtttaatatattttcaaaatgcaTATAATACTctattattaatgtattttttgacAAAGTTTATATATTAACATTAACTATGTATTAATTTTCAGGTTCGTGGTTTTGTCAAACTCAATGAGATTTACTACGCTGGAAGCCATGGCATGGACATTGAAGGCCCGACCAGCGAATATGCTTATGGTGGCGAGGTGAGAAAACAATGCAGAAAATATTGATACACAATAAAAATATcgatttgattttaaaaatacttatttctttcttttggtGTGAAATGGTCACAGAGTAATCAAGGAGTGCTGTTTCAACCTGCTCGTGAATTTGTACCCATGATCGAGAAGGTGCATTTTGAGATTGTTTTTTATTTCCCTTCACACAAATAATCGAATTAAGGAGAGTGAAAGCTAAAcagtaattaaaatattaaccgtTGCCTATATATAATTTCAGGTGTATAAGATATTAGAGGAAAAGACAAAATGGATCCCTGGGGCTATGGTGGAGAACAACAAGTTTTGTCTGTCCGTACACTTTCGACGTGTTGATGAGAAAGTAAGAACAAAAACGATGATTAAAACAACAAGACTTTTCTCTTCTTTGAACAATAGTCCAAATTGCttaatgctatttttttttacctaaaatacattaaaaacttaACAGTCTTACTTCTCTCTTTTTTGAGAGAAAATAAAAGCAAtctgtcgacaaaaaaaaataaaataaaagcaatTGTGTTgcgcaaaaaaaaaagcaattgtTAAATAATATACGAGGCATTTTTTTGTCACGAATATACGAGGCATTTTTAGGATCAAAAAGCAGTGAAAAGAGAACAGTCTTATTTCTTGAAAAATGAATTATGTACTTCACTCTgcagttaaaaaaaacaagcaCCAGcagtattatataattatagttATCGTGGGCACCGCATTACTGATATTTACCAGCAACGCTACTTTCCATAAAGTGtctaataattatttgtttatgtACATTATTTGTTTCTAACAGAGATGGACCGGATTAGCCGAACAAGTAAAATCAGTTCTAATTGATTATCCACAGCTGAAACTAACCCAAGGTAGAAAGGTAAAATTGATCGCTAATCTATTTCTTTGTTAAACCAGTTCTAAATATGCATATTTATGTTGAATAATAATAGAATAACCATCACTAATCTACTTCCTTGTAAAACCAGGTGCTTGAAATCCGTCCTACGATCAAATGGGACAAGGGCCAGGCTCTCAATTTTTTGCTAAAATCATTAGGTGAGAGAAGAGAACTCACATTGATAATATCTATTTATTGAGGGGGATATGTTATATCTGCTTATTCTTTATATTTTGGTCTGATTAAAATAGGGTTTGAAAAGTCGGAAGATGTTGTTCCTGTGTATATTGGAGATGACCGTACCGACGAAGATGCGTTTAAGGTATGGTGACATTTAGTTATTAACACGTTTACGTACCATCAACTACTATTAATTTTAGGTTTAAGAATTACTTTTATTCTGCAGTTCGACTGATATTGACATAGTAATTAAATTAACCatagatgtcaaaaaaaaaattaaattaaccaTATAAATCGATAGGTTTTACGTGAGCGGGGACAAGGTTTTGGGATTCTAGTCTCAAAAGTTCCAAAGGAAACCAATGCCTCTTACTCTCTCCAAGACCCTTCTCAGGTAAATTAATTAGTCTTACCCCtttgatgaaatatttgaaactaCTATAATTAGATTGGTAATTATTTATTAAGGGAACCCATTTTATTTGCAGGTTAATGAGTTTCTGAGGCGTTTAGTAGAGTGGAAGAGGAAGACAGTAGGGGAAGCTTGAAAAACAAACATGCAACATTAATAACACCtgagtttattttataaatcttgaGGAGAAAATAATCGGTATATATAGACATCCTTCTAAAAACTAGTACTAGTACTAGATTCCTAGAGGGTGTTTTTTTGGAACTTTACCTAGAGAGGTGTCTTGGCCAGAAGCATCTTTACTTTTCTACATCGATCGAGAAATTGTAAATTTCGTGTAATGattcagaaaatgaagaaaacacAATTAATATCATTTCCACTCATTTATCTTCTTCGTTTTTCACCCTCGCATAACTAATTCAACATCTTTTAATTGCTCTTTAGCAAACATTTTGTTTTGCTGTTTTTTTACTGTTTAATCCCATAATGTTAATTCCACctcttaaatactaaaccctaaattttaatcattaaactcaaactcaaatacactattttaatttttattaaagatattttGGTGATCTTCCACTTTGTATACtaatttttgaacaaaaactttCTTTAGTATAAgagtatttctcttttactAATTCATTCATCATTTAAATCATTTAAATCACATGAATACATATGCATTTTTAACACATCATGAATACATATGCATACAACTAAGTATTGTAAGTAAgatataaaatcattaaaattaagtttaaataacTTTTTAGGAAAGTAGTATTAAATACGATGGAAAGTACTATTTTGCAGTGAAAGAAAAGCGATATTGTctattaatttgataaatactAAAAAGTAGAATGCAAATATAATACTATGAGTGTGACTGGATAGTCATTTTAGAGTAAATGTTTTACAGTAAacttattttactttattttcagCTTAATGTTTACTAATCAAGAAAAATGTGGTTAAAAAGTATTTCAGTCACTTTAAGCTGAATACGAGTGAAAATGGAGTAAATAATCTCACTTGTTACAATGAAAGTAAACTTTTATTCtgctttttcatattatttCTTATTACAATTTATACTCTCTTTTCTTCCTTTTATTACTCTCATTGGCGCTCGcatttttcttacttttattttttcaccACTTTACTCCATTTTAAACCAATCATAGCTATGAATTTGGGTGTCAGAAGGAACACACTACCATAAACCCAACAAATTCATGAAATACCAAAATAGTATTAGagtttactgtatatatatGTCGGATTACCAACTtgagtttttaaaatgatagatggCTTAACTCTCTCTATATTTTGAAGTATCAAAAGCTAACGTGGGGTCTGCTCAAGGacctataataaaaaaaaagccaTTTATCATTCACAACTGTATCCATATATAGTAAGCTCATTAACTGGTTAGGGATTTTGGACTGTTGGGATTGAGGTGTGGGAACTGAGAAGAAAAACAAGGGAAATTTGACGCAGCAATCATCTCCCAACAAAATGAATATTAGTTTGGACGACTTTTGTTGTATCTACATCTGTGTGGAGTTTCAATTTTTCGTAATTTCGTTACTCATTCATGTgtgcatatatacatatatgaaataCATCTATATAAATTGAGaacatttaaaagaaaaaaaattgagtacATTTAACTTCCACTACCATCGGtatcaatatataaaagaatatgTATAATTTCTGAAATATAtgtatgtatccaaatatatatGTTGACAGAGGAATAAATATATTGTCAGGCTCATCCTTGCTCCGCTTACACACATGGACACTCACtcattaactaaaaatatttaataattttttaaacaatattgttGTAGACAAACATATAAAAAGATCCCTGATCTAAATCAAGAATCACAAgccaaaactaataaaattgtTGATAATACTGTCATTTTTAACATGATAAGGTGTCATGTTGATTAAgactatatataaatagttttcgTTGAATACAACTATTTTAATTAGACATTGTAACATTAGCAACTGGAAATGTAATAGACTAGTACGAATATTGACAGAAAAAAACTCCCTTTCCCTATCAATTAAACAAACACGTGATTTCAAAGGGTATTGCATGCAATGGAGCTCTAGTTAAACCGAAGTccgatatatattttaattaacatCTCAAGATATATTCATGATAATATCAGTATAAAGATATCCATGATAGATTATGATAGCTATGAGCGTACGATGCATGGGTCAGTAGTTATCCAATTACTTTTAGATGAGAACTgcacaacacaaaaaaaaaagagaactgaATAACATAAACATGTAACTTGTAAGTAAGTTGTTGAACGATCTGGACAATGCGATAAGAagtcataaataaagactatttTTGCACAATGCAGGGGGATGAAGTATAAAGTACAAGTTGCATGCAGATCAAGAACATGCAAATTACTAAGACAaattttgtttcattgtaaCACTTTTGTAATGAACTAATCGTCTCCAGATATCTGAGATAATTAATTAAAGCCACGAGATTTTAATTAGCAACACTAACttgtttaaaaattgtgcatttaagTCATCATAACTATATCAATTTATCTTTTAAGTAGAACCAGCCCTGAACAATACTATGTGAAACATTTGCAGCAAATTCccaaaaatttttttaaaaattatatagatataaacctccaaaaataatcttttttgACTCCTAAactgataaaatattttttacataaaatattttcataggtCCCTAAAATCTCAGGGCCGACCAtgtttttaagcaaaaaaaactatatcaattcatctataataaataaattacactATCAGTCCTTAGGGCTTGCTGTTAAGCCATGGAAGCAAGTTCAACAAGTGAGAAATAATACTTAATTTCCCAAAACAAATATTGGAAAATACTTCTGGCCTGGGTTCATACTTTTTTGTTAGTAGATATgcaatttatttctttttttctaaaaagacAGTTTTTTTTATGTGGCCATATGTTATTATACTATCGCACAAACATCAATATCAACATAGCGtgcaaatttattatatatttagtgatAAAGTGACATAGTTAGATAAGCAATGTGTTAAAACTACGATTTCTTACACTACGTGATGTTTGAGTATTATTACAAATACGTCGTAAGATAATTTAACAATTgtgtatatatgttaaaaataaattaaaaggcATACGAAGGAATCTTGTGAAAGTGAGGTCTCTTTTGTTTTCTACTTTGAAGAAACTTTCCATTATTTAAACGAAAAACATTTGTCCTActcagttgcaaaaaaaaaaaacatttgtccTATTATAATGTATTATGTGTGTATATGGAACGGTGAGTTATTTTTCAATGTTAGGTGGTGAAAAGGAAAACCGCTATAAAGTAACACTACTTAGGTTGAATGAGGAGTTGGAATCCACTTAAAGTGGTTgaatttatgtaaaataaacatataaagcTATATATGCTATatactattgttttttttttgagaaaggggtTGCTACATACTATTGTTATTTTGCACTAATCCTTTCTTTTCTAATGTGTTAGATATATTTGAACTTAAAGTGCATGGGACAACCAACATGCTTCCATTCCAAGAGAAGACATGACTCGATAACTTGATACGTGTAAAGAAGCTAAAGCTGCTAAGAGCAGCATTAACCGGGTTTCTTATCGGGGTTGTTAGAGCATGAGCATTGGTGAACCCCCCTTTGGGGTTcacccaatttttttaatatttttttgtggggCCATAAATAGTTATGAACCTGTATTTGTTGTTTTCTGCATTAGTGAACCCGAAGAAGGAGTtcataggaataaaataataatataaataaaaaaaaagaaaatttcaaattattgagaatacataaataaaatattaaaatatattataaatattttaaaactttttattcaatacataagagtagattacataaattgagaaatagaagaacataaaaacattattaatcttcatTACCAAACTTTTGCCatatattttccattaaatCCGCTTTCAAACGATCATGCTTCTCTTTATCTCGGACTTCTCTGCGAATGCCTAACATATCACCGCCATGAATACTTTCTCTCCGTTGCACCCTCGAACTTCTGCTTGACTCTCCTGACTCGAACTCAGATGTATCAATTTGAGCGTATCCGTGTCGTTCgttctctactatcatattgtgcaatatgacacaagttctcataatctttcctatcttttccttgtcccatagtagagctgggtttttaacaattgcaaacctcgattgcaatactccaaaagcccgttcgacatcttttctggtgGATTCTTGACGTTCAGCAAATAGCTCagctttaggaccttgaggaagtgggatggattggataaatgttgcccattttggataaattccgTCCGTAAGGTAGTAGGCCatacgataagtgtggttgttgaccttgaacttcactttaggtgctcgaccttgtaagatgtcatcaaaaactggtgaccgatcaagaacattgatatcgttgagggtacctggtaatccgaaaaaagcgtgccatatccaaagatcctGTGATGCCACggcttctaagacaattgtcggctttcctgaaccacgtgtgtactgacctttccaagctgttgggcagtttttccactcccaatgcatacaatcgatgctgccTATCATCCCTGGAAACCCGCGTACCTCTCCGACATCGAGtaatcgttgaagatcctcAGGTGTAGGgcttcgtagatactcatctccaaacaaaTCAATTATTGCATTAGTGaaattttctaaacataaaCGTGATGTACtgtcaccaagtcggagatattcgtcatatgtatctcccgattgaccatatgccagcatacgtatagctgccgtacacttttgaagtgcagaAAGCCCGTTCCTTCCGCAAGCATTTCGTCTTTGCTGAAAGTATGGAACTTCATTAGTTAGACGTtcgacaatgcgaaggaacaatggcttgttcattcgaaaacgccTCCTAAACATTTCCGGTGGGTATGTAGGATTTTCCGTGAAATAATCGTTCCATAGTTGATTGTGTCCTTGTTCCCGATgtctttcgatataagctctTCTCGTCGGCTTGTTGGGATGAGCATGAATCACTGAGTCGAAGAAATTATCAACTACTTGGTCGACAATTTCTTCTAAAGCTTCATCAACTTCAtcacttgatgaggaagacattggTGTTTATTTTCCTAACATGACAAAAGTTttcttattaataataaaagttGTCATAATTAATACATTACTCTAGCATTATTACTCTATAATCTATTTTATACATTACTCTATCATTATTACTctataatcttttattttcataatcttttattttcataatcttTACTAAGTTGTATATTATACCTTGTTGTGGGAATCACTTGAATGTGTCGGCTTGCAGCGAGATGGGAATCACTTGAATGTGTCGGCTTCCTTCAGAACTGGTACTAAATGGGAATCAGTTGAATGATCTCGACTTTTTACCATTTACAACTAAACATTCTTATCTCAGTCAATACAAAGAGAAGTGCTATAAGAGAATCAACTTGATAGAGAGTAATAAGTGAGAGAAGTGCTATTTCATATAATGATACAATGCAAACATATATAGAGAGTTTGAAACGATAATACATAATCCGTGAATCAAGTTGTGACTGACACAA comes from the Brassica napus cultivar Da-Ae chromosome A7, Da-Ae, whole genome shotgun sequence genome and includes:
- the LOC106423856 gene encoding trehalose-phosphate phosphatase B yields the protein MMNQNVIVSDRKAILGSKTVTVSNSPLFSSPPTYFTFPRHKFLELLEAADKNSNNINKNNLGAGKIASWVDSMRDSSPTRLRSSSRDSVSDNDHKTSWIVRFPSALNMFDEIVNAAKGKQIVMFLDYDGTLSPIVEDPDKAYITHEMREVVKNVALNFPTAIVTGRSIDKVRGFVKLNEIYYAGSHGMDIEGPTSEYAYGGESNQGVLFQPAREFVPMIEKVYKILEEKTKWIPGAMVENNKFCLSVHFRRVDEKRWTGLAEQVKSVLIDYPQLKLTQGRKVLEIRPTIKWDKGQALNFLLKSLGFEKSEDVVPVYIGDDRTDEDAFKVLRERGQGFGILVSKVPKETNASYSLQDPSQVNEFLRRLVEWKRKTVGEA